Proteins encoded in a region of the Pseudomonas shahriarae genome:
- a CDS encoding ShlB/FhaC/HecB family hemolysin secretion/activation protein, with protein MPNQPSTQRQYCIQSLGVALLCLCALPAAAADGPQAGQEALRLQQQQQRDLQQLHLEQRQRQLQRGSFGTQAATPALPTDIAKDDRCWPLSGTRLAGITLFSKAELNKRIEPYVAPCMGVTQINRLLAEITQLYVQAGYIASRPYLISPPAAGQSLDIHVEEGYLEAIELADQSLPVSLGGAFPGMLGKPLNLRDLEQGLDQLNRLRSVDLTADIAPGNEAGASRIILRSRSTASRWGLGLGVDNLGSAGTGRDRNAINLSLDSPLKLNDSLNLSFSDTLNHGPRYSRSNSLFYSIPYGYWTYSLFASHTEYRSPFKLSRATFYNSGRTDQVSLRTDRVLWRDQGHQLSANLQLAYKDVDSYLQKVRLGIQSPTLTVAEAGLNLFWLNSAVWNLDVNYAQGLTWFGADRDADQTQKNLPQAQFHKYRANLTQWRNGQWLGQPWQWQSQLSAQYSPDALPAIEQLLGTDDSAVRGYRENIASGAIGAVWRNTLRLPLTSDLPVKITPRLGLDNGWIKREHGAQSLRLSGASAGLNLSWKNVQLDLDYQRNLNTPAGFGQEPEVWLTRLSVQI; from the coding sequence GTGCCGAATCAGCCCTCAACCCAACGCCAGTATTGTATCCAGAGCCTGGGCGTCGCCCTGCTCTGCCTGTGCGCGCTGCCGGCCGCCGCCGCCGATGGGCCGCAAGCGGGCCAGGAAGCGCTGCGCTTGCAGCAGCAACAGCAGCGCGACTTGCAGCAATTACACCTGGAGCAGCGCCAACGGCAACTGCAACGCGGTAGTTTCGGTACGCAAGCGGCCACGCCGGCCTTGCCAACAGACATCGCCAAAGATGACCGCTGCTGGCCGCTAAGTGGCACGCGCCTGGCCGGAATCACCCTGTTCAGCAAGGCTGAGCTGAACAAACGCATCGAACCCTACGTGGCGCCGTGCATGGGCGTCACCCAGATCAACCGCCTGCTGGCCGAGATCACCCAGCTGTATGTGCAAGCCGGCTATATCGCCAGCCGCCCGTACCTGATCAGCCCGCCGGCGGCCGGGCAGTCGCTGGATATTCACGTCGAAGAGGGCTACCTCGAAGCCATCGAACTGGCCGACCAGAGCCTGCCGGTGTCGTTAGGCGGCGCGTTCCCCGGGATGCTCGGCAAGCCGCTGAACCTGCGCGATTTGGAACAAGGCCTGGACCAGCTCAACCGCCTGCGTTCGGTGGACCTCACCGCCGACATCGCCCCTGGCAATGAAGCTGGCGCCTCGCGCATCATCCTGCGCTCGCGCAGCACGGCGTCACGCTGGGGGCTGGGGCTTGGAGTGGATAACCTCGGCAGTGCCGGCACGGGGCGTGATCGCAATGCCATCAACCTGAGCCTGGACAGCCCGCTCAAGCTCAACGATTCGCTCAACCTGAGCTTCAGCGACACGCTCAACCACGGGCCGCGCTACAGCCGCAGCAACAGCCTGTTCTATTCCATCCCTTACGGGTACTGGACCTACAGCCTGTTCGCCAGCCACACCGAATACCGCTCGCCGTTCAAGCTCAGCCGCGCCACGTTTTACAACAGCGGCCGTACCGACCAGGTCAGTTTGCGCACCGACCGCGTGCTGTGGCGCGACCAGGGCCATCAACTCAGCGCCAACCTGCAACTGGCCTACAAGGACGTCGACAGCTACCTGCAAAAGGTTCGCTTAGGCATCCAGAGCCCGACGCTGACAGTGGCCGAGGCTGGCCTGAATCTGTTCTGGCTCAACAGCGCAGTGTGGAACCTCGACGTCAATTACGCCCAAGGCCTGACATGGTTCGGCGCCGACCGTGATGCCGACCAAACGCAAAAAAACCTGCCCCAGGCGCAATTCCATAAGTACCGCGCCAACCTCACCCAATGGCGCAACGGCCAATGGCTGGGGCAACCGTGGCAGTGGCAGAGCCAGCTCTCGGCGCAATACAGCCCGGATGCGTTGCCTGCCATCGAACAACTGCTGGGCACCGACGATTCGGCGGTGCGTGGCTACCGCGAAAACATCGCGTCCGGGGCCATCGGCGCAGTATGGCGCAACACCTTGCGCCTGCCGCTCACCAGCGACCTGCCGGTAAAAATCACCCCGCGCCTGGGCCTGGACAACGGCTGGATCAAGCGCGAACACGGCGCTCAAAGCCTGCGCCTGAGCGGTGCCAGTGCCGGGCTCAACCTCAGCTGGAAAAACGTGCAACTGGACCTCGATTACCAACGCAACCTCAACACGCCCGCAGGGTTTGGCCAGGAGCCGGAGGTCTGGCTGACGCGCCTTAGCGTACAGATTTGA
- a CDS encoding hemagglutinin repeat-containing protein, producing MPTDTHTFHLSPQGKLRWAIASLFLLPQLVLAGGLTVVEGPGGTPQLQNQSGVPIVNIVAPNAGGLSHNQFLDYNVDRQGVVLNNALQAGQSQLAGQLAANPQFQGQAASVILNEVVSRNASAINGAQEIFGRAADYVLANPNGISVNGGSFINTPNANLVVGRPELNDGKLQGLNTRDASGHLTVQGQGLQNGAGSINLIAPRIDSDGRLSARDQLNLKVGRNQVDYASGQVRQVDPASKTQDQRIDARLFGAMQAGRINIISTAEGAGVRVGAVQVEGRDGVKVSSAGDLDISGQVHANSLDATRAGVQSRQGDVDLHSAKELSLAATDVGGRNVKLDAGRNLTLSSLESQKLQEKREQWNNSNFLFTYETYDRTTTDKDSRQHGNNVVAQQNATLSSGANTEIKASKVEAGDALRVNSGADLQLSAATETHETRDQGNHRKHLWKANWDKSSSEQRSVTSSLKAGKALELTSQQKLQLQGAELKSAGDIQLAARQVDITSASRIQSSSDNAYSGDLTGGSFFGKNGDGDKGKTLNTGSKVNADGKLIVKADDVRISGSQARGGQQASVISDKGSLVIDGVQDTSHDNSYSNDSKFFGISKDESRKNLKDSTVVASNLRSDSNLKLQSAKDISVSGSKVAAAGELQANAKGDIKVASAENTSHTTTSTHTRGFDSYAKETADGTHQYRAGVNYADQQHASKTDTTQQQASSLSGGSLAVTAGGDVSIKGSELKATQGDATVSGKNVELLATDDSTRSQTDTTTTAGGVYYTGGLDRAGNGAQFSHQTSTDTSHKTTAQTSSVASAGTLTINAGNTLTSQGAQVKAGSELQVNAAQVDNQAAHNTETGTHKENGWTADVGANVEYKGITRPIEKAVDGVAQAKFHQPGLLDAFEQPNVGLDVEVGHTNKTRTQQDSTAVVSQFSGSTVQVNVANTVKDEGTQYRASEGGLKINAGEHLATAAANTHTSSEQGVDAKVGVRVYTTTGEDLNVRGNGAGGSSDVRESSSTAVVGSYAGAQGVNIETQSDARYEGSQFNGGQAGVNLKTGGELALNQANDTQSNTSNSLRGSGSMTVGTAPGSNGTNASLGAGVQLDDKRLNTQDSQARVATLQGNGPIQLSSGGDMTLQGTQVGSSTAKTGDISLNAGGKLNLQAATATHVSSGSNLGGGLTVGAGKTSSAESSGTTGSLSANFNIGKVAENDQGVSGGQLHSNGKVSLTSGANAADAIHLQGTQVVADSVNLDAQNGGILQESAQSTQAHNSWGVTLGAGGSGGKTTLADAGEHDTPKTQHGINARAKVDVDHLQGTTQHDSLIKANKVVINSAGDTHLAGARIEADQVSGNVGGDLVVESRKDQVSSTQVNVDAKLDVEKNQPGVVNKLAKASGPLKDKVQAKAEGAFDKHREKLENAVDKGTEHLASAKDSVVNSVGNAKERLGEKLTRSGSYDVNPEPRGAFGTSVDKAKAYLADKKDAVGTRLSDLKEKAWPKTTDSYAVNGKNTTGSSVANTTENVLFGDKSGNTSYTPTLNLDVSHVVKDSVTQASGIRTQGVNLQVSGETHLTGARISADQGKVDLGGSKVTATTLAGSDYRADVGLNLSKSPVNLVLGAKDELTQKQDDAIRKDQAFNLGPLRVGGHSDSQALQAGIDQQTH from the coding sequence ATGCCGACTGACACCCATACATTTCACCTTTCACCCCAGGGCAAACTGCGCTGGGCCATCGCCAGCCTGTTCCTGCTGCCGCAGCTGGTCCTGGCCGGTGGCTTAACCGTCGTCGAAGGGCCTGGCGGTACGCCGCAGCTGCAAAACCAGAGCGGCGTGCCCATCGTCAACATCGTCGCGCCGAATGCCGGCGGCCTGTCCCATAACCAGTTCCTGGACTACAACGTCGACCGCCAGGGCGTGGTGTTGAACAACGCCTTGCAGGCTGGTCAATCGCAACTCGCCGGGCAACTGGCGGCCAATCCGCAGTTCCAGGGCCAGGCGGCGAGCGTGATCCTCAACGAAGTGGTGAGCCGCAACGCCTCGGCCATCAACGGCGCTCAGGAGATTTTTGGCCGGGCTGCCGATTATGTGCTGGCCAACCCCAATGGCATTTCCGTCAACGGCGGCAGTTTCATCAACACCCCAAATGCCAACCTGGTAGTGGGCCGCCCTGAGCTCAACGACGGCAAGCTGCAAGGCTTGAACACTCGCGATGCAAGCGGCCACCTGACGGTGCAGGGCCAGGGCCTGCAAAACGGCGCGGGGTCGATCAACCTGATCGCGCCGCGTATCGACAGCGATGGGCGCCTCAGTGCGCGTGACCAATTGAACCTCAAGGTCGGCCGCAATCAAGTCGACTACGCCAGCGGCCAGGTGCGCCAGGTCGACCCGGCGAGCAAAACCCAGGACCAGCGTATCGACGCCCGCCTGTTCGGGGCAATGCAGGCCGGCCGTATCAACATCATCAGCACCGCCGAAGGTGCCGGGGTGCGCGTGGGCGCGGTGCAAGTCGAGGGCCGTGATGGGGTGAAGGTCAGCTCGGCCGGCGACCTCGATATCAGCGGCCAGGTCCACGCCAACAGCCTCGACGCCACCCGCGCCGGTGTGCAGAGCCGCCAGGGCGATGTCGACTTGCACAGCGCCAAAGAATTGAGCCTCGCCGCCACCGACGTCGGCGGACGCAACGTCAAGCTCGACGCCGGCCGCAACCTCACCCTCAGCAGCCTGGAAAGCCAAAAACTTCAGGAAAAACGTGAGCAGTGGAACAACAGCAACTTCCTGTTTACCTACGAAACCTATGACCGCACCACCACCGACAAGGACTCGCGTCAGCACGGCAACAACGTCGTCGCACAACAAAATGCCACGCTGTCGTCCGGCGCCAACACCGAGATCAAGGCCAGCAAGGTCGAAGCAGGCGACGCATTGCGCGTCAACAGCGGCGCCGACCTGCAACTGAGCGCCGCCACCGAGACCCACGAAACCCGCGACCAGGGCAACCACCGCAAGCACCTGTGGAAAGCCAACTGGGACAAGTCCAGCAGCGAACAGCGCAGCGTCACCAGCAGTCTCAAGGCCGGCAAAGCCCTGGAGCTGACCAGCCAGCAAAAACTGCAACTGCAAGGCGCCGAACTGAAATCTGCGGGCGATATTCAATTGGCCGCTCGGCAAGTCGACATCACCAGCGCCAGCCGTATCCAGAGCAGCAGCGACAACGCTTACTCCGGCGACCTGACTGGCGGCAGTTTCTTCGGCAAGAACGGCGATGGCGATAAGGGCAAGACCCTGAACACCGGCAGCAAGGTCAATGCCGATGGCAAGCTGATCGTCAAGGCGGACGACGTGCGCATCAGCGGCAGCCAGGCGCGTGGTGGCCAACAGGCCAGCGTCATCAGCGACAAAGGCTCTCTGGTGATCGACGGCGTGCAAGACACCTCCCACGACAATAGCTACAGCAACGACAGCAAGTTCTTTGGTATCTCCAAGGATGAAAGCCGCAAGAACCTCAAAGACAGCACCGTCGTCGCCAGCAACCTGCGCTCGGACAGCAACCTCAAACTGCAAAGCGCCAAGGACATCAGCGTCAGCGGCTCCAAGGTCGCTGCGGCAGGCGAACTGCAAGCGAATGCCAAGGGTGACATCAAAGTCGCGTCGGCTGAAAACACCTCTCACACCACTACCAGCACTCACACGCGGGGTTTCGATAGCTACGCCAAGGAAACCGCCGACGGCACGCATCAGTACCGCGCGGGTGTGAACTATGCAGACCAGCAGCACGCCAGCAAGACCGACACCACCCAGCAGCAAGCTTCCAGCCTCAGCGGCGGCAGCCTGGCCGTCACGGCCGGTGGCGACGTGAGCATCAAGGGTTCCGAGCTGAAGGCGACCCAGGGCGATGCGACCGTGAGCGGCAAAAACGTCGAGCTGTTGGCGACCGATGACAGCACCCGTAGCCAAACCGACACCACCACCACCGCTGGCGGCGTGTATTACACCGGCGGCCTGGACCGAGCCGGCAATGGTGCGCAGTTCAGCCACCAGACCAGCACTGACACCAGCCACAAAACCACCGCGCAAACCAGCAGCGTGGCGTCGGCCGGCACGCTGACGATCAACGCCGGCAATACCCTGACCAGCCAGGGCGCGCAGGTGAAGGCCGGTTCTGAGTTGCAGGTCAACGCGGCGCAGGTCGATAACCAGGCGGCGCATAACACCGAGACCGGCACCCACAAAGAGAACGGTTGGACCGCCGACGTCGGCGCCAATGTTGAATACAAAGGCATCACCCGGCCGATCGAAAAAGCCGTCGACGGCGTGGCCCAGGCCAAATTCCATCAGCCCGGCCTGCTGGATGCCTTCGAGCAACCGAATGTCGGGCTCGATGTGGAAGTCGGCCATACCAACAAGACCCGCACACAGCAGGACAGTACCGCCGTGGTCAGCCAGTTCAGCGGTAGCACGGTGCAGGTCAATGTCGCCAACACCGTGAAAGATGAAGGCACCCAGTACCGCGCCAGTGAGGGCGGGCTGAAGATCAACGCCGGCGAGCACCTCGCCACGGCGGCCGCCAACACCCACACCAGCAGCGAGCAAGGCGTTGACGCCAAAGTGGGCGTGCGCGTCTACACCACCACCGGTGAAGACTTGAACGTGCGCGGCAATGGCGCAGGCGGCAGCAGCGATGTGCGCGAATCCAGCAGCACGGCGGTGGTCGGCAGCTACGCCGGAGCCCAGGGTGTGAACATCGAGACCCAAAGCGACGCGCGTTATGAAGGCAGCCAATTCAACGGCGGCCAGGCGGGCGTCAACCTCAAAACCGGTGGCGAATTGGCGCTGAACCAGGCCAACGATACCCAGAGCAACACCAGTAACAGCCTGCGCGGCAGCGGTTCTATGACCGTGGGCACGGCCCCGGGCAGCAACGGTACGAACGCCAGCCTCGGTGCCGGCGTGCAACTGGACGACAAGCGCCTGAACACCCAGGACAGCCAGGCACGTGTCGCGACGCTGCAGGGCAACGGCCCGATCCAGCTCAGCAGCGGTGGCGACATGACGCTGCAGGGTACTCAGGTCGGCAGCAGCACCGCGAAGACCGGTGACATCAGCCTCAACGCTGGCGGCAAGCTGAATCTGCAAGCGGCCACCGCTACGCACGTGAGCAGCGGCAGCAACCTGGGCGGCGGCCTGACGGTCGGTGCCGGCAAGACCAGCAGCGCTGAAAGCAGCGGCACCACCGGCAGCCTGAGCGCCAACTTCAACATCGGCAAAGTCGCCGAAAACGACCAAGGCGTTAGCGGCGGGCAGTTGCACAGCAACGGCAAAGTGAGCCTCACCAGCGGCGCCAACGCGGCGGATGCGATCCACCTGCAAGGCACTCAGGTGGTGGCTGACAGCGTCAATCTGGATGCGCAAAACGGCGGCATCCTGCAAGAGTCGGCGCAATCGACCCAGGCGCATAACAGCTGGGGCGTGACCCTGGGCGCAGGCGGCAGCGGCGGCAAAACCACCCTGGCCGACGCCGGTGAACATGACACCCCCAAGACCCAGCACGGCATCAATGCGCGGGCCAAGGTCGACGTGGATCACCTGCAAGGCACCACCCAGCACGACAGCCTGATCAAGGCGAATAAGGTGGTGATCAACAGTGCCGGTGACACCCATCTGGCCGGCGCGCGAATTGAGGCCGATCAGGTCAGTGGCAATGTCGGCGGCGACCTCGTCGTCGAGAGCCGCAAAGATCAAGTCAGCAGCACCCAAGTCAACGTCGACGCCAAGCTTGATGTCGAGAAAAACCAGCCCGGCGTGGTCAACAAACTGGCCAAGGCCAGCGGCCCGCTCAAGGACAAGGTGCAAGCCAAGGCCGAGGGCGCGTTTGACAAGCACCGCGAAAAGCTCGAGAACGCCGTGGACAAGGGCACCGAGCACCTGGCCTCGGCCAAGGACAGCGTGGTCAACAGCGTTGGCAACGCCAAGGAACGCCTGGGCGAAAAACTCACCCGCAGCGGTAGCTACGACGTGAACCCCGAGCCCCGCGGCGCCTTCGGTACGAGCGTGGACAAAGCCAAGGCTTACCTGGCGGACAAGAAGGATGCCGTGGGCACTCGCCTGTCCGACCTCAAGGAAAAGGCCTGGCCAAAAACCACTGACAGCTACGCCGTCAACGGCAAAAACACCACCGGCAGTTCGGTGGCCAATACCACCGAAAACGTGCTGTTCGGCGACAAGAGCGGCAACACGTCCTACACCCCGACGTTGAACCTGGACGTCAGCCATGTGGTGAAAGACAGCGTCACTCAAGCGTCGGGCATCCGCACGCAAGGCGTCAACCTGCAGGTGAGTGGCGAAACCCACCTGACTGGCGCCCGGATCAGCGCGGACCAGGGCAAGGTCGACCTGGGTGGTTCCAAGGTCACGGCAACGACGTTGGCCGGCAGCGATTACCGAGCGGATGTCGGGCTGAACCTGTCGAAGTCACCGGTCAACCTGGTGCTGGGCGCCAAGGACGAATTGACCCAGAAACAGGACGACGCCATACGTAAGGATCAAGCCTTCAACCTTGGACCGCTGAGGGTCGGCGGGCACAGTGATAGCCAGGCGTTACAGGCCGGGATCGATCAGCAAACCCATTAA